A window of the Arachis duranensis cultivar V14167 chromosome 5, aradu.V14167.gnm2.J7QH, whole genome shotgun sequence genome harbors these coding sequences:
- the LOC107472212 gene encoding replication protein A 70 kDa DNA-binding subunit E isoform X1, translated as MAARYDLIKCINAGPAHKVWKLKVRVIKLWTIFYFAKSGMKAPIEMVVLDEEGDTIQCTVKDIFVPIFEGLLAEGNVYVVTNFGVALNTIKFKPTRHEFRIHFKRDTIVRPVQDSSVPLNGFNFVPFKTIQSESKEDGYLVDVIGQLASKGNLVEFTRDGKPSSYITIELDDLEGGQKLRVTLWQSFAFELLKYLEEHPSLTYVVILQMGKMKFYSGVMGVSNTNYNSKLFINVEFPAARDFFARVNKLDPVDGQGIMPLVCGQPVSDEEDFLRLSVYKTIADIKEHNQDAVFVTAGTIKEVETEFGWWYKGCKKCRRGLRELDKKYFCPNCIRDYGFYEPRYIIHIRVIDHTDAASFVLFDGEAAKFLGVSAKDLRQSCVTKGVEKNSCPEEIHKLRDIKFIFKVQLKMRNLNSYEPYVIHVLRMTNENSLVSAFLDKYNPDTGLLSHENSELLSLSTGPYNTSKACESEPTPSPAVDEKHNSKILGAKKHIEEIGEESVSSKSKKGKWVVVED; from the exons ATGGCAGCTAG GTATGATCTCATCAAGTGTATCAATGCTGGTCCAGCGCATAAGGTGTGGAAGCTCAAAGTACGTGTCATTAAACTTTGGACCATTTTTTACTTTGCAAAATCTGGGATGAAGGCACCTATTGAGATGGTTGTCCTTGATGAAGAG GGAGATACAATTCAATGCACTGTAAAAGACATATTTGTTCCTATTTTCGAGGGCTTACTCGCTGAGGGCAACGTGTACGTGGTCACTAATTTTGGAGTTGCTTTGAATACCATCAAGTTCAAGCCTACTAGACACGAATTTAGGATCCATTTCAAGAGGGACACGATTGTGCGTCCGGTACAAGATTCTTCAGTTCCATTGAACGGATTTAATTTTGTTCCGTTCAAAACAATACAATCAGAGTCTAAAGAAGATGGTTATTTAGTTG ATGTGATAGGTCAGCTTGCTTCTAAGGGTAACTTGGTCGAATTCACACGGGACGGGAAGCCGTCAAGTTATATCACCATAGAACTTGATGATCTTGA GGGTGGACAGAAATTAAGAGTAACGTTGTGGCAGTCTTTTGCTTTTGAATTGCTCAAATATCTAGAGGAACACCCGTCTCTTACCTATGTGGTTATTCTCCAAATGGGCAAGATGAAATTTTATAGtg GGGTCATGGGTGTATCTAACACAAACTACAATTCGAAACTGTTTATCAATGTTGAGTTTCCAGCTGCCAGGGATTTCTTTGCGAG GGTGAACAAATTGGATCCTGTTGATGGACAAGGCATAATGCCGCTGGTCTGTGGTCAACCTGTTTCAGATGAGGAGGATTTTTTGCGTCTGTCAGTCTACAAAACAATTGCAGATATAAAGGAGCATAATCAG GATGCTGTATTTGTTACAGCCGGGACGATTAAAGAAGTTGAGACTGAATTTGGTTGGTGGTACAAAGGATGTAAGAAGTGTCGTCGTGGCTTGAGGGaacttgataaaaaatatttctgtcCCAATTGCATTAGAGACTACGGGTTCTATGAGCCAAG GTACATCATCCACATAAGGGTGATAGACCACACCGATGCTGCCTCTTTTGTTTTGTTCGATGGAGAAGCTGCAAAGTTTCTTGGAGTTTCTGCTAAGGACCTTAGGCAGTCTTGTGTGACTAAG GGTGTTGAGAAAAATTCCTGTCCCGAAGAGATTCATAAGCTTAGGGATATTAAGTTCATCTTCAAAGTGCAACTCAAGATGAGGAATCTGAACTCTTATGAACCATATGTGATTCATGTGCTGAGAATGACTAATGAGAATTCTCTGGTCTCTGCCTTCCTTGATAAATACAATCCTGACACT GGCCTTTTGTCCCATGAAAATTCTGAACTATTGAGTTTGTCTACTGGTCCATACAACACTTCTAAG GCTTGTGAGAGTGAGCCAACTCCATCACCTGCAGTTGATGAGAAACATAATTCTAAGATTCTCGGAGCTAAGAAACATATTGAAGAGATTGGAGAGGAGTCAGTTTCATCCAAATCTAAGAAAGGGAAGTGGGTTGTGGTGGAGGACTAA
- the LOC107472212 gene encoding replication protein A 70 kDa DNA-binding subunit E isoform X2 has translation MKAPIEMVVLDEEGDTIQCTVKDIFVPIFEGLLAEGNVYVVTNFGVALNTIKFKPTRHEFRIHFKRDTIVRPVQDSSVPLNGFNFVPFKTIQSESKEDGYLVDVIGQLASKGNLVEFTRDGKPSSYITIELDDLEGGQKLRVTLWQSFAFELLKYLEEHPSLTYVVILQMGKMKFYSGVMGVSNTNYNSKLFINVEFPAARDFFARVNKLDPVDGQGIMPLVCGQPVSDEEDFLRLSVYKTIADIKEHNQDAVFVTAGTIKEVETEFGWWYKGCKKCRRGLRELDKKYFCPNCIRDYGFYEPRYIIHIRVIDHTDAASFVLFDGEAAKFLGVSAKDLRQSCVTKGVEKNSCPEEIHKLRDIKFIFKVQLKMRNLNSYEPYVIHVLRMTNENSLVSAFLDKYNPDTGLLSHENSELLSLSTGPYNTSKACESEPTPSPAVDEKHNSKILGAKKHIEEIGEESVSSKSKKGKWVVVED, from the exons ATGAAGGCACCTATTGAGATGGTTGTCCTTGATGAAGAG GGAGATACAATTCAATGCACTGTAAAAGACATATTTGTTCCTATTTTCGAGGGCTTACTCGCTGAGGGCAACGTGTACGTGGTCACTAATTTTGGAGTTGCTTTGAATACCATCAAGTTCAAGCCTACTAGACACGAATTTAGGATCCATTTCAAGAGGGACACGATTGTGCGTCCGGTACAAGATTCTTCAGTTCCATTGAACGGATTTAATTTTGTTCCGTTCAAAACAATACAATCAGAGTCTAAAGAAGATGGTTATTTAGTTG ATGTGATAGGTCAGCTTGCTTCTAAGGGTAACTTGGTCGAATTCACACGGGACGGGAAGCCGTCAAGTTATATCACCATAGAACTTGATGATCTTGA GGGTGGACAGAAATTAAGAGTAACGTTGTGGCAGTCTTTTGCTTTTGAATTGCTCAAATATCTAGAGGAACACCCGTCTCTTACCTATGTGGTTATTCTCCAAATGGGCAAGATGAAATTTTATAGtg GGGTCATGGGTGTATCTAACACAAACTACAATTCGAAACTGTTTATCAATGTTGAGTTTCCAGCTGCCAGGGATTTCTTTGCGAG GGTGAACAAATTGGATCCTGTTGATGGACAAGGCATAATGCCGCTGGTCTGTGGTCAACCTGTTTCAGATGAGGAGGATTTTTTGCGTCTGTCAGTCTACAAAACAATTGCAGATATAAAGGAGCATAATCAG GATGCTGTATTTGTTACAGCCGGGACGATTAAAGAAGTTGAGACTGAATTTGGTTGGTGGTACAAAGGATGTAAGAAGTGTCGTCGTGGCTTGAGGGaacttgataaaaaatatttctgtcCCAATTGCATTAGAGACTACGGGTTCTATGAGCCAAG GTACATCATCCACATAAGGGTGATAGACCACACCGATGCTGCCTCTTTTGTTTTGTTCGATGGAGAAGCTGCAAAGTTTCTTGGAGTTTCTGCTAAGGACCTTAGGCAGTCTTGTGTGACTAAG GGTGTTGAGAAAAATTCCTGTCCCGAAGAGATTCATAAGCTTAGGGATATTAAGTTCATCTTCAAAGTGCAACTCAAGATGAGGAATCTGAACTCTTATGAACCATATGTGATTCATGTGCTGAGAATGACTAATGAGAATTCTCTGGTCTCTGCCTTCCTTGATAAATACAATCCTGACACT GGCCTTTTGTCCCATGAAAATTCTGAACTATTGAGTTTGTCTACTGGTCCATACAACACTTCTAAG GCTTGTGAGAGTGAGCCAACTCCATCACCTGCAGTTGATGAGAAACATAATTCTAAGATTCTCGGAGCTAAGAAACATATTGAAGAGATTGGAGAGGAGTCAGTTTCATCCAAATCTAAGAAAGGGAAGTGGGTTGTGGTGGAGGACTAA